The DNA region TCTTGCAGGCTACTCCTGAGAACTCTTCTGATGATGATGAGCAACCCGTTTCCCGAGTTTTGAAAAAATCCAGTTCTTCGGTATGCAACTATATGCAGCAATCTCATTCAACCCTGTGATTTCTCTAAGAAAAGCAATGCATGGCTTCTAACGTTTTACCtatgtgcagggtcaaccacGTTCGACAGATCTGCTTGTCCCTTCCCCTCAGTCCAAGAAATCCAAAAAAACATAAGCGTTCTGCTGCCACAGGAcctgaggtatttcttgtcggcttgtcCAGTCTTTTGACTAGAATatctgcttataacctctcttccTGTCTTCAGTCGACTCCACGGCCGACTCAGCCATCTCCTCAACAATCCCACAAATCCAAAGGCCACCAGGGCCATAAAAGGAAGAAGCATGATTCTCCCTCTAAGGGTGGTGAAGCAAAAAAGAGAAAACAACACATAGGGCTCACGACTCCCCAACCTGAGGTTGGCGCCGCCCCTAGCACTACCGAGGCTCCTTCTTCTCTAGACGCTAACACCATTGTGGTCGACACGTCTATCCTCAATATGGTCTCTGATCCAGCTGTGGGGACTTCAAAACCGACCAACATCCCTGTTGTTGCTATCTTGGAGGACATTGTTCTTCCTACACCGACACAGGTAAACACTTGTTTTACTATCTTTTTCCCTAAATTGCTGGACTTTTTTTACAAACATCCTTTTTCTCTAACACAGGCTGATGCTTCTGGTGAGCAACCTCACCATGTTGTTGACCATACTCCCCTATCGATGACTTCTTCTCCATCTCACCAAGAAACCTCTGTCGACAATGCTGGTGAGTTCACTGACTCCCCTACCCAGACTAGTGATAGTGATTCTGGTTCAGTCACTAGCCCTGCCACGCACACGGattccagttcgactagttctgactctagtctttcttcagcttccttgacTTTGCAGGATTCAAGGGGACAAGGAAATGTTGGCATCACAAAAATCCAGCCTCCTCAAATTGCGCCTCTACCAACTACTTCGTCTTCATCTTCCCAGGCGCTGGCAATAAAGCCTTCTGCTCTATAAGCAATTGCTAGGCTTCGTAGCCTAGTAAGATCACGTGATGCTTCTTCAGATTTTGAACAGTTTCACCAACTCCATTATGAGAAGATGGGTCCTGAAGCGACAAAGGTCAAAGCCCTGATGGACAGGGTTCGTTTCTACGCCTTGAATCCGAATCTATCCCATGTGCTTTTGAGTGAACCTGTTGTCGGCCTAGAACTCTTGCATGTGCTTGCCCAACTCAAGGAGCTTCACCTTTCTAAGTATGCTAAGTGTGTGATGGCCATATTTTAAAAACTTCTAGTTCCCATGTTGCGTCATATCGACAACGTTAGGGAAAATGAACACCAGACTGAAACTACAGAGGCCTTTGTGAAGGAGAAATGGGAACTGGTGACAAAATCCAATGAAGAAGTAACCAAATTGCTGGGAATGATTGAGGAGAAGAAGAAGGAATTGGCCCCCAAACAAACAAGAGCTGCTGAGATACGCCTCCAAATTGATGACCTTCAGCGTCAAATTACTGCTCTGGACAATGAATTGGGGTCAATTACTGAGGAAGAATCCCGCATTGTCGACAAGGTTGTGAAGCCAGCCCAAGATACTATCGAGAAAACCACCACAGATGCCTTGGCCATAGCTGAAGAACTCTCCAAAGTTGAAAAGAAACTTGAACAGCTTAGGGTCCAGGCCGACAACTTTGAACCTCAGTCTCTGCACTACAATCTTGAGCTTCAATCATTTCAGTTTAGATTCGGCACATTTTAGCCATTTTATTTTGATGTAATATTTGAACAATGGCTTTTGCCAACTTTTATGCCACTACTTTATTTTCTAGCACCATGTATGTTTAATTTTCTGTGCTTTTATAGCTGCATAGTTTTCTCCAACCTAATTTATTCGACAGCCATTTATCCTGTCGAAATCTTGACCTCTTAAAGGAGAGGCCTATACTTTtttaagtattttccatttaccctcaagattcgtctatctggtgccaactcttcgacctcgtaggcgttataagagaaaacctgcaaaaccttaaacggtccttcccaatttggggaccaTTTGCCCAAGACTCTGTCATTTTTATCCATAGGCAAAATCACTCTCCAAACTAAATCGTTGACAACAAACATTTTGCCCTTCACCTTCTTATTGTAGGCTCTAGTGACTTTTTCTTTCTGCCTTTGTAATGAATCCAAGGCTAACATTCTTTCCTCATCTAACTCGACCAGTTCGTCTGCCATCATGCTCCaataatcttcagaaggtatttcatgTTGCCTCTGGATTCTGACTGCATGAACCTGAATCTCTATTGGTAACACTGCATCGTGCCCATATACCAGTCGAAACGGAGTTGTT from Lathyrus oleraceus cultivar Zhongwan6 chromosome 1, CAAS_Psat_ZW6_1.0, whole genome shotgun sequence includes:
- the LOC127102513 gene encoding flocculation protein FLO11-like, with product MASSNKNKTLPFAVKLTQLLAIDGKEYVPEPPFAEEKAKIWRSQAKSTKCNALHTKQIQAFQKYFRVVYRPNNLRRTISEAAAELKEKATPENSSDDDEQPVSRVLKKSSSSSTPRPTQPSPQQSHKSKGHQGHKRKKHDSPSKGGEAKKRKQHIGLTTPQPEVGAAPSTTEAPSSLDANTIVVDTSILNMVSDPAVGTSKPTNIPVVAILEDIVLPTPTQADASGEQPHHVVDHTPLSMTSSPSHQETSVDNAGEFTDSPTQTSDSDSGSVTSPATHTDSSSTSSDSSLSSASLTLQDSRGQGNVGITKIQPPQIAPLPTTSSSSSQALAIKPSAL